The genomic window tattacgtgtgttacggtgcggatgttctcccaaaatgtgtttgtcattcttgtttggtgtggattgacagtgtggcgcatatttgtaacagttcaCTTTCCAGGACTGTAGTTGTGGTCTTAGCATCGAGATACGGTCCACGTTCCTTTGACATGTGACCATAgagctagagatgtccaataatggctctTTTGCCAAtactccgatattgtccaactcttaattaccgattccgatatcaaccgatatatacagtcgtacaATAAACACATTAACGcgcctaattttgttgcgataccccgctggatgcattaaacaatgtgacaaggttttccaaaataaatcaactcaagttatgaaaaaaaaggccaacatggcactgcccagaagagttagtgctgcatgggattctgggtattacgtgtgttacggtgcggatgttctcccaaattgtgtttgtcattcttgtttggtgtggattgacagtgtggcacatatttgtaacagttcgTTTTCCAGGACTGTAGTTGTGGTTTTAGCATCGAGATAAAATCCACGTTCCTTTGACATGTGACCATAGAGCTAGAGATGTCCATTAATGGCTCTTTTGCCAAtactccgatattgtccaactcttaattaccgattccgatatcaaccgatatatacagtcgtacaATAAACACATTAATGcgcctaattttgttgcgataccccgctggatgcattaaacaatgtgacaaggttttccaaaataaatcaactcaagttatgaaaaaaaatgccaacatggcactgccatatcccagaagagttagtgctgcatgggattctgggtattacgtgtgttacggtgcggatgttctcccaaaatgtgtttgtcattcttgtttggtgtggattgacagtgtggcgcatatttttaacagttcgCTTCCCAGGACTGTAGTTGTGGTTTTAGCATCGAGATACGGTCCACGTTCCTTTGACATGTGACCATAgagctagagatgtccaataatggctctTTTGCCAATACTCCgatattgaagtgaagtgaattatatttatatagcgcttttctcaagtgactcaaagcgctttacatagtgacacccaatatctacgttacatttaaaccagtgtgggtggcactgggagcaggtgggtaaagtgtcttgcccaaggacacaacggcagtaactaggatggcacaagcgggaatcgaacctgcaaccctcaagttgctggcacggccactctaccaaccgagctatgtattgtccaaatcttaattaccgattccgatataaacctatatatacagtcgtaCAATAAACACATTAACGcgcctaattttgttgcgataccccgctggatgcattaaacaatgtgacaaggtgttccaaaataaatcaactcaagttatgaaaaaaaatgccaacatggcactgccatatcccagaagagttagtgctgcatgggattctgggtattacgtgtgttacggtgcggatgttctcccaaattgtgtttgtcattcttgtatggtgtggattgacggtgtggcgcatatttttaacagttcgCTTTCCAGGACTGTAGTTGTGGTTTTAGCATCGAGATACGGTCAACGTTCCTTTGACATGTGACCGTAGAGCTAGAGATGCCCAATAATGGCTCTTTTGCCAataatccgatattgtccaactcttaattaccgattccgatatcaaccgatatatacagtcgtacaATAAACACATTAATGcgcctaattttgttgcgataccccgctggatgcattaaacaatgtgacaaggtgttccaaaataaatcaactcaagttatgaaaaaaaatgccaacatggcactgccatatcccagaagagttagtgctgcatgggattctgggtattacgtgtgttacggtgcggatgttctcccaaattgtgtttgtcattcttgtatggtgtggattgacggtgtggcgcatatttttaacagttcaCTTTCCAGGACTGTAGTTGTGGTTTTAGCATCGAGATACGGTCAACGTTTCTTACACATGTGACCATAgagctagagatgtccaataatggctctTTTGCCAAtactccgatattgtccaactcttaattaccgattccgatatcaaccgatatatacagtcgtacaATAAACACATTAATGCGCCTAATTTTGTCGCGATACCCCGCTGggtgcattaaacaatgtgacaaggttttccaaaataaatcaactcaagttatgaaaaaaaatgccaacatggcactgccatatcccagaagagttagtgctgcatgggattctgggtattacgtgtgttacggtgcggatgttctcccaaaatgtgtttgtcattcttgtttggtgtggattgacagtgtggcgcatatttgtaacagttcgCTTCCCAGGACTGTAGTTGTGGTTTTAGCATCGAGATACAATCCACGTTTCGTACACATGTGACCATAgagctagagatgtccaataatggctctTTTGCCAAtactccgatattgtccaactcttaattaccgattccgatatcaaccgatatatacagtcgtacaATAAACACATTAATGcgcctaattttgttgcgataccccgctggatgcattaaacaatgtgacaaggttttacaaaataaatcaactcaagttatgaaaaaaaaatgccaacatggcactgccatatcccagaagagttagtgctgcatgggattctgggtattacgtgtgttacggtgcggatgttctccccaaatgtgtttgtcattcttgtttggtgtggattgacagtgtggcgcatatttttaacagttcgCCTCCCAGGACTGTAGTTGTGGTTTTAGCATCGAGATAAGGTCCACGTTCCTTTGACATGTGACCATAGAGCTAGAGATGCCCAATAATGGCTCTTTTGCCAAtactccgatattgtccaactcttaattaccgattccgatatcaaccgatatatacagtcgtacaATAAACACATTAATGcgcctaattttgttgcgataCCCCACtgtatgcattaaacaatgtgacaaggttttccgaaataaatcaactcaagttatgaaaaaaaatgccaacatggcactgccatatcccagaagagttagtgctgcatgggattctgggtattacgtgtgttacggtgcggatgttctcccaaaatgtgtttgtcattcttgtttggtgtggattgacagtgtggcgcatatttgtaacagttcgCTTTCCAGGACTGTAGTTGTGGTTTTAGCATCGAGATACGGTCCACGTTCCTTTGACATGTGACCGTAgagctagagatgtccaataatggctctTTTGCCAAtactccgatattgtccaactcttaattaccgattccgatatcaaccgataccgatatatacagtcgtacaATAAACACATTAATGcgcctaattttgttgcgataccccgctggatgcattaaacaatgtgaaaaggttttccaaaataaatcaacttaagttatgaaaaaaaatgccaacatggcactgcgatatcccagaagggttagtgctgcatgggattctgggtattacgtgtgttacggtgcggatgttctcccgaaatgtgtttgtcattcttgtttggtgtgggttgacagtgtggcccatatttgtaacagtcttaaagttgtttatacgggcaccctcagtgtgacttgtatggctgttgaccaggtatgccttgcattcacttgtgtgtgtgtgtgaaaagccgtagatattatgtgactgggccatcACGCTGTTggtatggagggaaagcggatgtcatgacaggttgtagagaatgctaaaggcagtgcctttaaggtacgcccccaatattgttggctgggtggaaatcgggagaagttcgggagaatggtttctcccggagattttcgggagggtcactgaaattcggtagtctcccggggaaatcgggagggttggcaagtatggtttgaggtagagatgtccaataatggcttttttgccgatatccgatataccgatattgtccaactcttaattactgattccgatatcaactgataccgatatatacagtttggtggtagcaggggttgtatattttagcgtcccggaagagttagtgctgcaaggggttctgggtatttgttctgttgtgttacggtgcggatgttctcccgaaatgtgtttgtcattcttgtttggtgtgggttgacagtgtggcgtacatttgtaacagtgttaaagttgtttatacggccaccctcagtgtgacctgtatggctgttgaccaagtatgcattgcattcacttgtgtgtgtgtgtataagccgcatatattatgtgactgggccggcacgctgtttgtcagtggccttgtggttagagatcGGTAGattctgagttcaaacccccggccgagtcataccaaagactataaaaatgggaccaattagctccctgcttggcactcagcatcaagggttggaatagtggatctacaaaccctgtttccatacgagttgggaaattgtgttagatgtaaatataaatggaatataatgattagcaaatcattttcaacccatattcagttgaatatgctacaaagacaacatttttgatgttcaaaatgataaactttttttttttttcaaataatcattaactttagaatttgatgccagcaacacgtgacaaagaagttgggaaaggtggcaataaatactgattaagttgaggaatgctaatcaaacacttatttggaatatcccacaggtgtgcaggctaattgggaacaggtgggtgccatgattgggtataaaaacagcttcccaaaaaatgctcagtctttcacaagaaaagatggggtgaggtacacccctttgtccacaactgcgtgagcaaatagtcaaacagtttaagaacaacttttctcaaagtgcaattgcaagaaatttagggatttcaacatctacggtccataatatcaaaaggttcagagactctggagaaatcactccacgtaagcggcatggccggaaaccaacattgaatgaccgtgaccttccatccctcagacggcactgtatcaaaaaccgacatcaatctctaaaggatatcaccacatgggcttaggaacacttcagaaaaccactgtcattaaatacagtttgtcgctacatctgtaagtgcaacttaaaactctactatgcaaagcgaaagccatttatcaacaacatccagaaacgccgccggcttctctggggcctgagatcatctaagatggactgatgcaaaatgcaaatagtgttctttggtctgacgagtccacatttcaaactgtttttggaaatattcgacattgtgtcatccgaagggtaagcgaaccatccagactgttatcgacacaaaattcaaaagccagcatctgtgatggaatgggggtgcattagtgcccaaggcatgggtagcttacacatatgtgaaggcaccattaatgctgaaaggtacatacaggttttggaacaacatatgctgccatctaagcaccgtctctttttcatggacgcccctgcttatttcagcaaaacaatgccaagccacattcaacacgtgttacaacagcgtggcttcgtaaaaaaaaagagtgcgggtactttcctggcccgcctgcagtccagacatgtctcccatggaaaatgtgcggcgcattatctgttgaacggctgaagctctacataaaacaagaatggtatagaattccactttcaaagctttaacagttattttcctcagttcccaaacatttattgtgttgttaaacaaaaagtgatgtaacacagtggtgaacatgccctttcccaactactttggcacgtgttgcagccatgaaattccaagttgattattatttgcaaaaaaaaaaataaagtttctcagtttgaacatcaaatatcttgtctttgtagtgcattcaattgaaaatgggttgaaaagtatttgcaaatcattgtattctgtgtttgtttacctcttacacaatttcccaactcatatggaaacggggtttgtagtagtacagttgttattagtgagaatatacttattttaaggtatttttgggttcattgaggttagctattttgacttgttttggaaaatattgttctattggcagatgatttttgcttagttcaaataaaaaaaaactattttttctattttcttttttttgtttttgaacactgacttttctgAAGTCGAAATTGTGGGTCTCTTAATTGCTTGAGCAGACCATGTCCAAGTCCCATCTCTTCACATGTCAGATGTTGATATCAGCGACACTACCACTGACAGTCTTTTCAACTTTGACCTTTTGTCGTTGAATTAAAGTGCACCTCGGAGACTTTGTGTTTCCTGTTTCCAACAGACACTTTTCACACAGCCGACGCCGTCTCTGCatcgtttttttggggggtttttttgcaTCTCCGACGTTGTTGTTGCAGGGGTTGACATTTTGCACTTTAACATCTGAAGAATGTGCTAGAAACAAACTGTCTCAGCTGCTCTCCCACACTGTGTGGCGGTCATACTGAAAACAGACTAAAAAAAGACTAGTTTgttgatgatttattttttactctTAAAGACCAGGAAATAATCTTGTCATTCGTACCAAATGTGGACTTCAATTGCTTGGCGGGGTAATTAGCAATAGTATCAATACCAAGGCTGTCAATATCGAATCAATACACGTCATTTTCGGTGTTTGTTTTCACAAATATTGGTGTTTTATTTGTCGATATTGTTATGTTTATGTATTctttacaaactcagggaatcTGTTGTTGGACTTTGGGAGGTGGTAATATGACAAAACATTTGAATgagcaggcagcacggtggtagaggggttagtgcgtctgcctcacaatggtcctgggttcaatcccagcctcgggatctttctgtgtagagtttgcatgttctccccgtgactgcgtgggcttcctcccacctccaaagacatgcacctggggataggttgattggcgacactaaattggccctagagtgtgaatgttgtctgtctatctgtgatgaggtggcgacttgtctagggtgtacaccgcctcccgcccgattgtagctgagatggctaccaaaagcgccttattgcagtgaaccttgccaagggatatgtaagcaaatattaacggtttagctcggttggtagagtggccgtacttgagggttgcaggttcgattcccgcttccgccatcctagtcactgccgttgtgtccttgggcaagacacttcacccacctgctcccagtgccacccacactggtttgaatgcaacttagatattgggtttcactatgtaaagcgctttgagtcactagagaaaaagcgctatataaatataattcacttcacttcacacaacattgctgtatgtatacttttgacccagcagatttggtcccaTTTTTTAGTAGACCccctaataaattcataaaggaaccaaacttcatgactgtatgtgctccaatccctctATCACAGAAAATTAAGAGTTCTAGAAATgcttggaaactcaagacagccatgacattgtgttgTTTACAAGTCTATGTAAACTTTGGACCATGACTGTAGGTAagtcttttttttgtcattgcacaagtacaacagaacttatcagcacaaacccgttcaagattagacaaacagtgtacagcaggggtgcccattacgtcgatcgcgagctaccagtggaccgcggggggtgtgtcagtcgatctccagccaggcttttaaaaaaaatagacctaaaaattagcgatcatcaatcttcaccaagacgtcacttaaatgacattcacggtaccggagggtcttgtgagatgacgctggctgctgcaagatcattattattaaaaaatgaccgagaggaaggcgagaaacactttttatttcaacagactctcgcgccgtaccttccgtcaaaactctaaaggccgactgcacatttcctatcttcacaataaaagccctgcttcatgctgcctgcgctaactaaatacagagtctcggaaaactggcgtgcacaagcgatccctcagaaagctggcgtgcacatcacttgtgcacgccagctttccgagactcttattttgtcagcgcaggcagcatgaagcagggattttattgtgaagataggaaatgtgcagtcggcctttagagttttgacggaagggacggcgcgaaactctcttgaaataaaaagtgtttctcgccttcctctctgtcattttttcataataatgaactggcagcagccagcgtcatctcacaagaccctcgggtgccgtgaatgtcaatcaagcaagctacggaatttgccgccaatgtttttcttgtaaagtgtatggaagctggatgaattagttgccaaaaaacaaccactttcatgtggtattgtacagaaaggacaactttttttctcctccatttgaaaatgtgggcgttatcatcattactgtctgattccaatcaatgcaagtcatcagaatcaggtaatacaccaacttatattcttgtcttcgtgaaagaaagacacatgcttgtattatcattaaacacatttaacttgtttacaaaaatgtctctttcataaataaataaaaaatgatatatataaatgaggtagatcccctcgagctggtcaattgaaaagtagctcgcctgcagaaaaagtgtggggcCCCCtgatgtacagggttacagaacaggaacgctgatgggtcgcaaCAAGGCGCCTCGTAACATacgggaaaaaggtcaacgctggtggaggatgagtaaaaaaatacaatcctgGAGTGTGAAAAAGCAGatttacatattacaacatacatcttgagacttgcaacagaggggaggggagAGGGGGccacggtggcaggctgcagctctccaGGCgacatcacccctaagggattcgcgtcaagggcgttggatgggaggtggggtatgtgtgtgtggcgtatactTTTTTTGTGGATGCAAGCCTGCGGCGTGTCTCTGTTCGCGGTCTTGGTGTTGTGCAGCCgctagtcagtccaaagtcaaaaaCAAGAAGTGTGTCTATGAGAGACAAATTTACATTTTCGACACTGACCGGACTTCTCTCTCTCAAGGTACAACAGCCTGTTGACGGGCCGGAGGGCTCAGTGCATCATTGCCATCTGCTGGTTTCTCTCCGTCATCATCGGCCTCACCCCCATGATGGGTTGGCACAAGTTCTCCCAGAAGGAAAACGCGGAGTGTCCGCCGGGCCTGATGAAGTGTCTATTTGAGAAGGTGGTCGTCATGGATTACATGGTGTACTTTAACTTCTTCGCCTGCGTCTTGATGCCCCTGCTACTGATGCTGGCCATCTACGTGTGTATCTTCATGGCCGCCCGTCACCAGCTCAAACTCATGGAGGTCAAGGCGGCTCACGGGGAGAAGTCCAGCTCCACCCTCCAGAAGGAGGTCCAAGCCGCCAAGTCTCTGGCCATTATAGTGGGACTCTTTGCTGTGTGCTGGCTGCCGTTACACATCATCAACTGCTTCACCTTCTTCTGTCCCGAGTGTCCGCACGCTCCTCTCTGGATCGTGTACGTGGCCATCATCCTGTCTCACGGCAACTCTGTGGTCAATCCCTTCATCTACGCCTACCGCATCAGGGAATTCCGGCAAACCTTCCGGAAAATCATCCTCCACCACATCTTGGGCCGGCAGGAGGGGATGGAACGACGCGGAAGCAAGCGCAACTCTCTTCGCAGCAGCATCACTGACTCCATCCGACTCAAGGCCAACGGCCTCAGGTTGGACCTTTTCACCCAGCAGGGGAGCAGCAGTAGCAACGTCTCCCAAATCTCCTCTGGCTGCACTACTCACATATCCCCTGTAGGGGGAGACCCGTTGATAGTATCCCCAATGCCCCTTCCTGTATCTCAAGCAGAACCCATTAGACCGACTGCAATCGCCACCTGTCATCGTCTGCAGTGTTTAATGGGACCAAAAGGTGTGGAGGAACAGGAACCACAGAAGCAGAGCACCGCCTAAGCAGAACCACAGCTAACCGGCACAACAAGGAGAGCAGCTTGAGGGAACTGGCAAAAGtgtcttaacacacacacacacacacacacacacctactggttatcatttagaatggggaccaagtgtttgttcgtgacttgtggggaccaccctttctacaggttgtggaggcatacaaaaaattaggtaaaatggccactgcccagttagctcatacacgtctttaaatctctggattgacaaagtaatgtgctgatcagacttactggggaccctggggggaaaaagagttaatatggttccatccatccatccatcttcttccgcttatccgaggtcaggtcgcgggggcagcagcctaagcagggaagcccagacttccctctccccagccacttcccccgggaagagctagacggttcatggggaccaaatttaaatcctGTTGCATActtcacacaaatgtgtacgtgactactgaggaccattaaaaagttgaaatgtctcacactcaaactaaccagcaaatgggaaaaaaacgtaaaaatcacttggggcatcttcagaatggatctgactatcatttaaaaaggtgtcCCTTTAGGAGacttgtttttttggtccccataccgtcagaggtcccctaaaggtgactgtgtaaacagagcgatgtccccattaagtaagcattgccagaaaacacacacatactggttatcatttagaatggggaccaagtgtttgttcgtgacttgtggggaccaccctttctacaggctgtggagGCGTacaaaaatgagttgaaatggccactgcccagttagctcatacacatctttaaatctctagattgatgaagtaatgtgctgatcagtcttactgg from Nerophis ophidion isolate RoL-2023_Sa linkage group LG07, RoL_Noph_v1.0, whole genome shotgun sequence includes these protein-coding regions:
- the adora2aa gene encoding adenosine A2a receptor a, whose translation is MLENPAASAPYIALELLIAIFSVLGNVLVCWAVFLNSNLQSHTNFFVVSLAVADIAVGVLAIPFAIVLSVGFCSNFYGCLFIACFVLVLTQSSIFSLLAIAMDRYIAIKLPLRYNSLLTGRRAQCIIAICWFLSVIIGLTPMMGWHKFSQKENAECPPGLMKCLFEKVVVMDYMVYFNFFACVLMPLLLMLAIYVCIFMAARHQLKLMEVKAAHGEKSSSTLQKEVQAAKSLAIIVGLFAVCWLPLHIINCFTFFCPECPHAPLWIVYVAIILSHGNSVVNPFIYAYRIREFRQTFRKIILHHILGRQEGMERRGSKRNSLRSSITDSIRLKANGLRLDLFTQQGSSSSNVSQISSGCTTHISPVGGDPLIVSPMPLPVSQAEPIRPTAIATCHRLQCLMGPKGVEEQEPQKQSTA